The proteins below come from a single Agromyces flavus genomic window:
- a CDS encoding alpha/beta hydrolase family protein, with amino-acid sequence MSVDEHPLEIEVGDGTGAVPAVLARPDGARATVVVAHGAGAGKDHPFMSGFCRALAALGIATLRFDFPYVAAGRRFPDRPPVAIATWRAAADAARSHAREGERVWASGKSFGGRMASMAVADGMDVAGLVFLGYPLHPPGKPEKARDEHFATLSGMPMLFLQGRNDPFATPNEQLDGLVRRIGPSAVLDWVDDANHSFEVKGAERPAAEIGASLAPRTAEFVDAHPGN; translated from the coding sequence ATGAGCGTCGACGAGCACCCTCTCGAGATCGAGGTCGGGGACGGCACCGGCGCAGTGCCGGCCGTGCTCGCCCGCCCCGACGGTGCGCGGGCCACGGTCGTGGTGGCGCATGGTGCGGGCGCGGGCAAGGACCATCCGTTCATGTCGGGGTTCTGCCGGGCGCTCGCCGCGCTCGGCATCGCGACGCTGCGCTTCGACTTCCCGTACGTGGCCGCCGGTCGGCGGTTCCCGGATCGTCCGCCGGTGGCGATCGCCACATGGCGGGCCGCGGCGGATGCCGCGCGGTCGCACGCGCGCGAGGGCGAGCGCGTGTGGGCGAGCGGCAAGTCCTTCGGCGGTCGCATGGCGTCGATGGCGGTGGCCGACGGCATGGATGTCGCGGGGCTCGTCTTCCTCGGTTACCCGCTGCATCCGCCGGGCAAGCCCGAGAAGGCGCGCGACGAGCACTTCGCGACGCTGTCGGGCATGCCGATGCTGTTCCTGCAGGGGCGGAACGATCCGTTCGCCACCCCGAACGAGCAGCTCGACGGCCTCGTGCGGCGGATCGGCCCGAGCGCCGTGCTCGACTGGGTCGACGACGCGAACCATTCGTTCGAGGTGAAGGGTGCGGAGCGGCCCGCCGCCGAGATCGGCGCCTCGCTCGCGCCGCGTACGGCCGAGTTCGTCGACGCGCACCCCGGGAACTGA
- a CDS encoding TM2 domain-containing protein, which produces MSAYPPAAPDPAAPNPHVARASQAAISSRSFIATWLFAWLLGFIGVDRFYLGKVGTGILKLLTFGGFGIWWLVDLVLTLTNSQKDKEGRRVVGTRQEQTIGLIVTAVGVLLGWVMGAVTQAFSVLVEQILPALPWWPGT; this is translated from the coding sequence ATGAGCGCGTACCCGCCCGCCGCACCCGACCCCGCCGCACCCAATCCGCACGTCGCCCGCGCATCGCAGGCCGCGATCTCGAGCCGCTCGTTCATCGCGACGTGGCTGTTCGCGTGGCTGCTCGGCTTCATCGGCGTCGACCGCTTCTACCTCGGCAAGGTGGGGACCGGCATCCTCAAGCTGCTGACGTTCGGCGGGTTCGGCATCTGGTGGCTCGTCGACCTCGTCTTGACGCTCACCAACTCGCAGAAGGACAAGGAGGGCCGCCGGGTCGTCGGCACGCGCCAGGAGCAGACCATCGGCCTCATCGTGACGGCCGTCGGCGTCCTGCTCGGATGGGTCATGGGCGCGGTCACGCAGGCGTTCTCGGTCCTCGTCGAGCAGATCCTGCCCGCGCTGCCCTGGTGGCCCGGGACCTGA
- a CDS encoding aminotransferase codes for MTRRPAGFDFFAAGELPAPALPVDEVAGIVRERWGLDVVLDALGSQQDQNFLARDSAGAPVGVVKITNPAFTSIEVDAQDHAASRIAAAAPDLRIATTTRDGEGTPRAVVADTSEGPLAMRLLEYLPGGTLTGSAHLSPAAIARMGELTGHASLALAGFDHPGLDRVLQWDLRHADRVVELLARHHPDPSKRALVTDAAARAWADVQAVAADLPIQAVHLDLTDDNVVCTTEHGIRRPDGMIDFGDVTSSWAVSELAITISSVLHHAGAEPASVLPAVRAFHALRPLSPAEVHALWPLVVLRGAVLVVSGEHQVQIDAGANAYAAAGVEREWRIFERAVSVPSAVMTAVIADALAVDLDAPIGAAAASRLTVTPGIASADAVRLDVSITSDDVDAGAWLDPGLEERLALAALDAGAPAAWLERGTPRLSASRLHSAASAVTVPTGIDVWFAQAQQVATVGGEARLVVEGADGALILDGAVPARTRARLRLEDDDGPRIPHLVRPEYAAGWLRLTADPAVALGLGDAGPASALANTGGNAAADAARLVARRDRAFAEVQEHYYDAPPRIERGWREHLVGTDGRVYLDMVNNVTPLGHGHPGLAAAVAKQLRTLNTNSRFNYGAVVEFSERLAALAPDPLDTVFLVNSGSEATDLAIRIAMAATGRRDVVSLLEAYHGWTYASDAVSTSTADNPNALATRPDWVHALDAPNPFRGIHRGDEAARYAPEAAARIRELAASDRPPAAFIAETFYGNAGGIPLPAGYLAEVYAAVREAGGLAIADEVQAGYGRLGRWFWGFEQQGVVPDVIAVAKAAGNGYPLGAVITTREIAARYRTQGYFFSSTGGSPASSVAGLAVLDAFRDERLQRNAADTGAYLKGRLEALAQRHPLIGAVHGLGLYLGVEFVRDRATLEPATEETAAICDRLLTLGVIMQPTGDHQNVLKVKPPLVVTRESADFFVDMLDRVLDEGW; via the coding sequence ATGACACGCCGCCCCGCCGGATTCGACTTCTTCGCGGCGGGCGAGCTTCCCGCCCCGGCCCTTCCCGTCGACGAGGTCGCAGGCATCGTGCGCGAGCGGTGGGGGCTCGACGTCGTGCTCGACGCCCTCGGCAGCCAGCAGGACCAGAACTTCCTCGCGCGCGATTCGGCCGGCGCTCCGGTGGGCGTGGTCAAGATCACCAACCCCGCGTTCACCTCGATCGAGGTCGACGCGCAGGACCACGCGGCATCCCGCATCGCCGCCGCCGCACCCGACCTGCGGATCGCGACGACGACCCGCGACGGCGAGGGCACCCCGCGCGCCGTCGTCGCCGACACGAGCGAGGGGCCGCTCGCCATGCGGCTGCTCGAATACCTGCCCGGCGGCACGCTGACCGGCAGTGCGCACCTCTCCCCGGCCGCGATCGCGCGCATGGGCGAGCTCACGGGGCACGCGAGCCTCGCCCTCGCCGGGTTCGACCATCCCGGTCTCGACCGCGTGCTGCAGTGGGACCTCCGCCACGCCGATCGCGTCGTCGAGCTCCTCGCGCGGCACCATCCCGACCCGTCGAAGCGAGCCCTGGTGACGGATGCCGCGGCGCGCGCGTGGGCCGACGTGCAGGCCGTCGCGGCGGACCTGCCGATCCAGGCCGTTCACCTCGACCTCACCGACGACAACGTGGTGTGCACGACCGAGCACGGCATCCGCCGGCCCGACGGGATGATCGACTTCGGCGACGTCACCTCGAGTTGGGCGGTGTCCGAACTCGCGATCACCATCTCATCCGTGCTGCATCACGCGGGCGCCGAGCCGGCGTCGGTGCTGCCCGCCGTCCGCGCGTTCCACGCGCTGCGCCCGCTGTCGCCGGCCGAGGTGCACGCGCTGTGGCCGCTCGTCGTGCTGCGGGGTGCCGTGCTCGTCGTGAGCGGCGAGCACCAGGTGCAGATCGACGCCGGGGCGAACGCCTACGCCGCCGCAGGCGTCGAGCGCGAGTGGCGCATCTTCGAGCGGGCGGTCTCGGTGCCGTCGGCGGTGATGACCGCCGTCATCGCCGACGCGCTCGCCGTCGATCTCGACGCGCCGATCGGCGCAGCCGCGGCGTCGCGGCTCACCGTCACGCCCGGCATCGCGTCGGCGGACGCCGTGCGCCTCGACGTCTCGATCACGTCCGACGACGTCGATGCCGGCGCCTGGCTCGACCCCGGCCTCGAGGAGCGCCTGGCGCTCGCCGCGCTCGACGCAGGGGCGCCCGCCGCCTGGCTCGAGCGCGGCACGCCCCGGCTCAGCGCCAGCCGACTCCACTCCGCCGCGTCCGCCGTCACCGTGCCGACGGGCATCGACGTGTGGTTCGCACAGGCGCAGCAGGTCGCGACCGTCGGCGGCGAGGCGCGACTCGTCGTCGAGGGAGCCGACGGCGCCCTGATCCTCGACGGCGCCGTGCCCGCCCGGACGCGCGCGCGGCTGCGGCTCGAGGACGACGACGGCCCGCGCATTCCGCACCTCGTGCGACCCGAGTACGCCGCCGGTTGGCTGCGCCTCACCGCCGACCCGGCGGTCGCGCTCGGGCTCGGCGACGCCGGCCCGGCGTCCGCCCTCGCCAACACCGGCGGGAACGCCGCGGCCGACGCCGCGCGGCTCGTCGCCCGCCGCGACCGCGCATTCGCCGAGGTGCAGGAGCACTACTACGACGCACCGCCGCGCATCGAACGCGGCTGGCGCGAGCACCTCGTCGGCACCGACGGGCGCGTCTACCTCGACATGGTCAACAACGTGACGCCGTTGGGACACGGCCACCCCGGCCTCGCCGCCGCGGTCGCCAAGCAGCTGCGCACGCTCAACACGAACTCGCGCTTCAACTACGGCGCGGTCGTCGAGTTCTCCGAGCGCCTCGCGGCGCTCGCGCCCGACCCGCTCGACACGGTGTTCCTCGTGAACTCGGGCTCGGAGGCGACCGACCTCGCGATCCGCATCGCGATGGCCGCGACCGGCCGACGCGACGTCGTCTCGCTCCTCGAGGCGTACCACGGCTGGACGTACGCGTCCGACGCGGTGAGCACCTCGACCGCCGACAACCCGAACGCGCTCGCGACGCGCCCCGACTGGGTGCACGCGCTCGACGCACCCAACCCGTTCCGCGGCATCCACCGTGGCGACGAGGCCGCGCGGTACGCGCCCGAGGCGGCCGCGCGCATCCGCGAGCTCGCGGCATCCGACCGACCGCCGGCGGCGTTCATCGCCGAGACCTTCTATGGCAACGCCGGCGGCATCCCGTTGCCCGCGGGATACCTCGCCGAGGTGTACGCGGCCGTGCGCGAGGCCGGGGGGCTCGCGATCGCCGACGAGGTGCAGGCCGGGTACGGACGGCTCGGGCGGTGGTTCTGGGGCTTCGAGCAGCAGGGTGTCGTGCCCGACGTCATTGCGGTCGCGAAGGCCGCGGGCAACGGGTACCCGCTCGGGGCCGTCATCACGACCCGCGAGATCGCCGCGCGCTACCGCACGCAGGGGTACTTCTTCTCGTCGACGGGCGGCAGCCCGGCCTCGAGCGTCGCCGGACTCGCGGTGCTCGACGCGTTCCGCGACGAGCGGCTCCAGCGGAACGCGGCCGACACGGGCGCGTACCTGAAGGGCCGGCTCGAGGCGCTGGCGCAGCGCCATCCGCTCATCGGGGCCGTGCACGGCCTCGGGCTCTACCTGGGCGTCGAGTTCGTGCGCGATCGCGCGACGCTCGAGCCCGCGACTGAGGAGACCGCCGCGATCTGCGACCGCCTGCTGACGCTCGGGGTGATCATGCAGCCGACCGGCGACCACCAGAACGTGCTGAAGGTCAAGCCGCCGCTCGTGGTCACTCGCGAGAGCGCCGACTTCTTCGTCGACATGCTCGACCGGGTGCTCGACGAGGGCTGGTAG
- a CDS encoding FUSC family protein — MRFSERFRATKRAPLLQVLKSAVATVAAWLLAGWLIPGPLPVFAAIAALLVVQPSVNQSLGKAIERSVGVIAGVVIASLLGLVFGSSSWVILVAILVSMLAAWAARMTTGTSNQVAISAMLVLALGGTAPEYAFDRIIETLIGAAIGIIVNALIVPPVLAGPSRDQLAALGGELAASVDRLARALERPQRPGDLDGLMIEARLLRPMRDAADGAIADAEDSLTLNPRRSAHRGDILEQRRLLDRLGPMVTQVIGMTRAFVDHYDAGLGGEPTVGAIAEQLRRVAHDIRLAVHLADVEPQPPTSAIPALTAPLEVAAPKSEHWILVGSLLEDLRRMRDELQAEDPSLPQG, encoded by the coding sequence ATGCGGTTCTCCGAACGGTTCCGCGCGACCAAGCGGGCGCCCCTGCTCCAAGTGCTGAAGTCGGCGGTCGCCACGGTGGCGGCCTGGCTCCTCGCGGGCTGGCTGATCCCCGGGCCACTGCCGGTCTTCGCCGCGATCGCGGCGCTGCTCGTCGTGCAGCCGAGCGTGAACCAGTCGCTCGGCAAGGCGATCGAGCGCAGCGTCGGCGTGATCGCGGGCGTCGTGATCGCGTCGCTGCTCGGCCTCGTCTTCGGGTCGAGCAGCTGGGTGATCCTCGTCGCCATCCTCGTCTCGATGCTCGCCGCCTGGGCCGCGCGGATGACGACGGGCACGTCCAACCAGGTGGCGATCAGCGCGATGCTCGTGCTCGCGCTCGGTGGCACCGCGCCCGAGTACGCGTTCGACCGCATCATCGAGACGCTCATCGGCGCGGCCATCGGCATCATCGTCAACGCGCTCATCGTGCCGCCGGTGCTCGCCGGTCCGTCGCGCGACCAGCTCGCGGCGCTCGGCGGCGAGCTCGCGGCATCCGTCGACCGACTCGCACGTGCGCTCGAGCGCCCGCAACGACCTGGCGACCTCGACGGCCTGATGATCGAGGCGCGCCTGCTCAGGCCGATGCGCGATGCGGCGGATGGCGCGATCGCCGATGCCGAGGACTCCCTCACCTTGAACCCGCGCCGCTCGGCCCATCGGGGCGACATCCTCGAGCAGCGCCGCCTGCTCGACCGCCTCGGCCCGATGGTCACGCAGGTCATCGGGATGACTCGGGCGTTCGTCGACCACTACGACGCCGGCCTCGGCGGCGAGCCGACGGTCGGCGCGATCGCCGAGCAGCTGCGCCGCGTCGCGCACGACATCCGACTCGCGGTGCATCTCGCGGACGTGGAACCGCAGCCGCCGACCTCGGCGATCCCGGCGCTCACCGCCCCGCTCGAGGTCGCCGCGCCCAAGTCCGAGCACTGGATCCTGGTCGGCTCGCTGCTCGAGGACCTGCGGCGCATGCGCGACGAACTCCAGGCCGAGGACCCGTCCCTCCCGCAGGGCTGA
- a CDS encoding TspO/MBR family protein, with the protein MATTGNEGSADGSVATAARPAGAADTLRQVVVLLTSLLAIAGAFLGSGAFIGTPIQDAAGGWLDADSTLLAPARPAFAIWSVIYAGLFAYALWQLLPAQRAAPRHRRVGYGVALSLVLNALWIGVVQLGLLGASLAVIAVLAALLGWIFLQLRRMPARSALDGIITDGSIGLYLGWVVVATAANATAVLAAAGFDGGPFEPIVWAVIVIAVAGGIGVAIGLAGRGRLAPMVSLCWGLAWIGVARLTDEPASRITGIAALIAAGVVAVVTIGARIGTIVMERADRQDRLRQEAAATA; encoded by the coding sequence GTGGCGACCACGGGGAACGAGGGTTCGGCGGACGGGTCGGTCGCGACCGCCGCGAGACCCGCCGGAGCGGCGGACACGCTGCGCCAGGTCGTGGTGCTGCTCACCTCGCTGCTCGCGATCGCGGGGGCGTTCCTCGGCTCGGGCGCCTTCATCGGCACCCCGATCCAGGATGCCGCGGGCGGATGGCTCGACGCCGACTCGACGCTGCTCGCTCCGGCCCGTCCGGCCTTCGCGATCTGGAGCGTCATCTACGCCGGCCTGTTCGCGTACGCGCTCTGGCAGCTGCTCCCGGCGCAGCGCGCGGCGCCGCGACATCGGCGCGTGGGATACGGCGTGGCACTCTCGCTGGTCCTCAACGCGCTGTGGATCGGCGTAGTGCAGTTGGGGCTGCTCGGCGCGAGCCTCGCGGTCATCGCCGTGCTCGCGGCGCTGCTCGGCTGGATCTTCCTCCAGCTCCGACGCATGCCCGCGCGCAGTGCGCTCGACGGCATCATCACCGACGGCTCGATCGGCCTCTACCTCGGCTGGGTCGTCGTCGCGACGGCCGCGAACGCCACGGCCGTGCTCGCGGCGGCGGGCTTCGACGGCGGTCCGTTCGAGCCGATCGTCTGGGCGGTGATCGTGATCGCAGTCGCCGGTGGCATCGGCGTGGCGATCGGGCTGGCCGGCCGTGGGCGCCTCGCTCCGATGGTGTCGCTGTGCTGGGGTCTCGCCTGGATCGGCGTCGCGCGGCTCACCGACGAACCCGCCTCGCGGATCACCGGCATCGCCGCGCTCATCGCGGCGGGCGTGGTCGCGGTCGTGACGATCGGCGCCCGCATCGGCACGATCGTGATGGAACGCGCCGACCGGCAGGACCGACTCCGGCAGGAGGCGGCGGCGACCGCGTGA
- the msrA gene encoding peptide-methionine (S)-S-oxide reductase MsrA, which translates to MTTPGTITTRPGAETAVLAGGCFWGMEDLIRKLPGVLDTRVGYSGGDVPNATYRNHGTHAEALEVVFDPAKLSYRELLEFFFQVHDPTTKNRQGNDIGTSYRSAIFPTSDAQYDTAIETIADVDASGIWPGPVVTEVAPAGAFWEAEPEHQDYLQRIPWGYTCHFVRPGWRLPKRSAAEAS; encoded by the coding sequence ATGACCACCCCCGGCACCATCACCACCCGCCCCGGAGCCGAGACGGCCGTCCTGGCCGGCGGCTGCTTCTGGGGCATGGAGGACCTGATCCGCAAGCTGCCGGGCGTGCTCGACACGCGCGTCGGCTACTCGGGAGGCGACGTCCCGAACGCGACCTACCGCAACCACGGCACGCACGCCGAGGCGCTCGAGGTCGTGTTCGACCCCGCGAAGCTGAGCTACCGCGAGCTGCTCGAGTTCTTCTTCCAGGTGCACGACCCCACCACGAAGAATCGTCAGGGCAACGACATCGGCACGAGCTACCGCTCCGCGATCTTCCCGACCAGCGACGCCCAGTACGATACGGCGATCGAGACGATCGCGGATGTCGACGCCTCGGGCATCTGGCCCGGCCCGGTCGTGACCGAGGTCGCGCCGGCGGGCGCGTTCTGGGAGGCCGAGCCCGAGCACCAGGACTACCTGCAGCGCATCCCGTGGGGCTACACCTGCCACTTCGTCCGGCCCGGATGGCGCCTGCCGAAGCGGAGCGCGGCCGAGGCGAGCTGA
- a CDS encoding adenylate/guanylate cyclase domain-containing protein, protein MDGSADRYTRDDVVERAGVDAAFVDRLIELGVLAPGADGAFSRGDVQRVRLIDACDRAGMSAEAIADAVAGGRLHLDFLDGPQYRWSELRTETYGELAARLGMPFELIRQTGTTLANRVLTPDDRTREDDEAIFSVMEVVAGMVDADALTRLGRVYVDGMRRVAEAENELFQTYLIGGLMQSGLTYGEALERAAAIGERLTPRVDRMVFALYRRQQERGWTAGMVEGIERALEAAGSHAGPARPPSFVFIDLAGYTDLTDAQGDAAGARLAGRMSSMVERVVADHAGTPVKWLGDGVMVHFGQAGQAVRATLEMVEAAPVIGLPAHAGIAVGPVVMQDGDYFGRAVNLASRISGAAAAGQTLVTGSVAELAAEPGIAFREVGPLDLKGFADRVTVFEATAAGSDSSASRGESP, encoded by the coding sequence GTGGACGGATCGGCCGACCGGTACACGCGCGACGACGTGGTCGAGCGCGCGGGCGTCGACGCCGCGTTCGTGGACCGGCTGATCGAGCTCGGCGTGCTGGCACCCGGGGCCGATGGAGCGTTCAGCCGCGGTGACGTCCAGCGGGTGCGGCTCATCGACGCCTGCGACCGGGCGGGCATGAGCGCCGAGGCGATCGCGGACGCCGTCGCCGGCGGGCGGCTGCACCTCGACTTCCTCGACGGCCCGCAGTACCGATGGTCGGAGCTGCGCACCGAGACGTACGGCGAGCTCGCCGCCCGCCTGGGCATGCCGTTCGAGCTGATCCGGCAGACCGGCACGACGTTGGCCAATCGGGTGCTCACGCCAGACGACCGCACGAGAGAAGACGACGAGGCGATCTTCTCGGTCATGGAGGTGGTCGCGGGCATGGTGGACGCCGACGCGCTCACCCGGCTCGGACGGGTGTACGTCGACGGCATGCGGCGCGTCGCGGAGGCCGAGAACGAGCTCTTCCAGACGTACCTCATCGGAGGCCTGATGCAGTCGGGGCTCACGTACGGAGAGGCGCTCGAGCGGGCCGCCGCGATCGGCGAGCGCCTCACGCCCCGCGTCGACCGCATGGTGTTCGCGCTGTACCGCCGCCAGCAGGAACGCGGCTGGACTGCGGGGATGGTCGAGGGGATCGAACGCGCCCTCGAGGCCGCGGGGTCGCACGCCGGTCCGGCACGGCCGCCGAGCTTCGTCTTCATCGACCTCGCGGGGTACACCGACCTGACCGATGCGCAGGGCGACGCCGCAGGCGCGCGGCTCGCGGGCCGGATGAGCTCGATGGTGGAGCGCGTCGTGGCCGACCATGCCGGAACGCCCGTGAAGTGGCTCGGGGACGGGGTCATGGTGCACTTCGGCCAGGCGGGGCAGGCGGTGCGCGCGACACTCGAGATGGTCGAGGCGGCGCCCGTGATCGGCCTGCCCGCCCACGCGGGGATCGCGGTCGGTCCGGTCGTGATGCAGGACGGCGACTACTTCGGCCGGGCGGTCAACCTGGCCTCGCGGATCTCCGGCGCCGCGGCGGCCGGGCAGACCCTCGTCACGGGCTCGGTCGCCGAGCTGGCCGCCGAGCCGGGCATCGCGTTCCGCGAGGTCGGCCCGCTCGACCTGAAGGGCTTCGCCGATCGAGTCACGGTCTTCGAGGCGACGGCGGCCGGCAGCGACTCCTCCGCGTCGCGCGGGGAAAGCCCTTGA
- a CDS encoding SDR family NAD(P)-dependent oxidoreductase — MAQYDVADRSAIVTGAGSGIGRAIALLLAENGASVVVNDMNGEHADGVVDEIRKAGGVAEASVGDVTDPEWIEASVAAANALAPLRIAVNNAGIGGPSAVVGEYPVDGWDKVISVNLNSVFLGMRAQLPAIVANGGGSIVNVASILGTVGFAQSSAYVTAKHGLVGLTKNAAIEYATEGVRVNAVGPGFIKTPMVDAALDEATQEFLAMKHPVGRLGTPDEVAALVVFLASDAASFITGSYHLVDGGYTAV, encoded by the coding sequence ATGGCCCAGTACGACGTGGCGGACCGATCGGCGATCGTGACCGGAGCAGGCAGCGGCATCGGACGGGCCATCGCGCTGCTCCTGGCGGAGAACGGCGCGTCGGTCGTGGTGAACGACATGAACGGCGAGCACGCCGACGGCGTCGTCGACGAGATCCGGAAGGCCGGCGGGGTCGCCGAGGCATCCGTCGGCGACGTGACCGACCCCGAGTGGATCGAGGCGTCCGTCGCCGCCGCGAACGCGCTCGCCCCGCTGCGCATCGCCGTGAACAACGCCGGCATCGGCGGTCCGTCGGCGGTCGTCGGCGAGTACCCCGTGGACGGCTGGGACAAGGTGATCTCCGTCAACCTCAACTCGGTCTTCCTCGGCATGCGCGCCCAGCTGCCGGCCATCGTCGCCAACGGCGGGGGCTCCATCGTGAACGTCGCGTCGATCCTCGGCACCGTCGGGTTCGCGCAGTCGTCGGCGTACGTGACCGCGAAGCACGGACTCGTCGGGCTCACCAAGAACGCCGCGATCGAGTACGCGACCGAGGGCGTTCGCGTGAACGCGGTCGGACCGGGCTTCATCAAGACCCCGATGGTCGACGCCGCCCTCGACGAGGCCACCCAGGAGTTCCTCGCGATGAAGCACCCCGTCGGCCGCCTCGGCACGCCCGACGAGGTCGCCGCGCTCGTGGTGTTCCTCGCGAGCGACGCCGCGAGCTTCATCACGGGCAGCTACCACCTCGTGGACGGCGGCTACACTGCCGTGTGA
- a CDS encoding carboxylate-amine ligase translates to MTTFGIEEEFFFLDPSTMLPADVALDVFRRLSSDPEWSGVTHQEFLASQVEHASPVFTDLAEAGAALVAFRREIDRDAARHAVSVASIGTTPDAHAFPSITDTDRYHRIVRDMAGVIADHQMAGLHVHVGIPSREHGVAVQNAVRPWLPLLTAISGNSPFWRGNMTGYDSWRTIQLRRWPTSGCPPRFADAADYDRRIRQLLGHAGTNDLALISWNVRLSEHLPTIEFRMADAQLTADDTLLVTALCRALVQRALDEFDRAGHDHGTMLRRVRSADDPDPDLPPELLSAGIVHAAHAGISRDAFDPATGGLLPAPELLRRLERYTAEALERSGDRAAVHELIQRLLRDGTGAARQSEAFRRNGHAGLRRLYAATIAAPASVRPPLGRSPHEDDEPRVANGPA, encoded by the coding sequence ATGACGACGTTCGGTATCGAGGAGGAGTTCTTCTTCCTCGACCCTTCGACGATGCTGCCCGCGGACGTCGCCCTCGACGTGTTCCGGCGGCTCTCGAGCGATCCCGAGTGGAGCGGCGTCACGCATCAGGAGTTCCTCGCGTCGCAGGTGGAGCACGCCTCGCCCGTGTTCACCGACCTCGCGGAGGCCGGCGCCGCGCTCGTGGCCTTCCGGCGTGAGATCGACCGCGACGCCGCGCGTCACGCGGTCTCGGTCGCGAGCATCGGGACGACGCCCGACGCGCACGCGTTCCCCTCCATCACCGACACCGACCGCTACCACCGCATCGTGCGGGACATGGCCGGTGTCATCGCCGACCACCAGATGGCGGGGTTGCACGTGCACGTCGGCATCCCGAGCCGCGAGCACGGGGTCGCGGTCCAGAACGCGGTGCGGCCATGGCTGCCCTTGCTCACGGCGATCTCCGGCAACTCGCCCTTCTGGCGGGGCAACATGACGGGGTACGACAGCTGGCGCACCATCCAGCTACGCCGGTGGCCCACGTCGGGATGCCCGCCCCGGTTCGCCGACGCCGCCGACTACGACCGTCGCATCCGGCAGCTCCTCGGCCACGCCGGCACCAACGACCTGGCGCTCATCTCGTGGAACGTGCGCCTTTCGGAGCACCTGCCGACCATCGAGTTCCGGATGGCGGACGCGCAGCTCACCGCGGATGACACCCTGCTCGTCACCGCGCTCTGCCGCGCGCTCGTGCAGCGCGCCCTCGACGAGTTCGATCGTGCCGGCCACGACCACGGGACGATGCTCCGGCGGGTGCGCTCCGCCGACGACCCCGATCCCGACCTGCCGCCCGAGCTGCTGAGTGCCGGCATCGTGCACGCCGCGCACGCCGGCATCTCGCGGGACGCGTTCGATCCGGCGACCGGCGGCCTGCTCCCCGCGCCCGAGCTCCTGCGTCGACTCGAGCGGTACACGGCCGAGGCGCTCGAGCGTTCGGGCGACCGCGCCGCCGTGCACGAACTGATCCAGCGGCTGCTGCGCGACGGCACCGGCGCCGCCCGTCAGTCGGAGGCGTTCCGGCGCAACGGTCACGCCGGGCTGCGTCGGCTCTACGCCGCGACCATCGCGGCGCCGGCGTCGGTCCGGCCGCCCCTCGGACGGTCGCCGCACGAGGATGACGAGCCCCGCGTGGCCAACGGACCGGCCTGA
- the msrB gene encoding peptide-methionine (R)-S-oxide reductase MsrB has translation MSHDYRKTPEAIDRLSPLQRKVTQEDATEPAFRNQYWNNHDPGLYVDVVSGQPLFASVHKYDSRSGWPSFTRPIDDAAVTEHVDRSLWMKRVEVRSSGADSHLGHVFDDGPVEEGGLRYCINSASMRFVPLDDLEAEGYGEYRHLFTTTESEHRA, from the coding sequence GTGTCACACGACTACCGCAAGACTCCCGAGGCGATCGACCGCCTCTCCCCGCTGCAGCGCAAGGTCACGCAGGAGGACGCGACCGAGCCGGCGTTCCGCAACCAGTACTGGAACAACCACGATCCCGGCCTCTACGTCGACGTGGTCTCGGGGCAGCCGCTCTTCGCGAGCGTGCACAAGTACGACAGCCGCTCGGGCTGGCCGAGCTTCACCCGGCCGATCGACGACGCGGCGGTGACCGAGCACGTCGATCGCTCGCTGTGGATGAAGCGCGTCGAGGTCCGCTCCTCGGGGGCCGACAGCCACCTCGGGCACGTCTTCGACGACGGCCCCGTCGAGGAGGGCGGCCTGCGTTACTGCATCAACTCCGCCTCGATGCGCTTCGTGCCCCTCGACGACCTCGAGGCCGAGGGCTACGGCGAGTACCGACACCTGTTCACCACCACCGAGAGCGAGCACCGCGCATGA